One Panicum virgatum strain AP13 chromosome 3N, P.virgatum_v5, whole genome shotgun sequence DNA segment encodes these proteins:
- the LOC120664944 gene encoding beta-arabinofuranosyltransferase RAY1-like, which translates to MTGRPHQAAEQTTLRSLRPAAAARAQMLLPSHHRRAPPRRGGRRSRGGIAELAPRLVGCLLLLALVAAVLRLSSSSSRARSRRQHEGGGSRETLPSGSGATPRVTIFSATRPAPEGSQARQELAVRSWLALPGNVSVVLLGAHASSLAVAGRLGRRVTVDAAIDSSFTGTPFFHSIVARAQAASDSDICVLVDAEIILLPEIIDALAHLSKVDRDWFLVAMSRNITEFHYQLADNGSHWVQADGKTVSFRKLREIPADKWAPESSDRGMIVAWNSPSSPLHAGVLPSFLYGRGAHNWWLTHEVLSSEMRLVFDASSLVLGLYPESFSSMYGMSSSKSERLPAGSWEYSVNCHLAAIYGSYCYPLPRKHSTVLHKVVKQSEDYLFSKADELTLSDFVISKEEKAHGGRGSLWRNENICSSGHLHSSNLPYSLSMLLELAADKNRSVVLGVAGVSYRDMLMSWACCLRHLKVTNFIVCALDHETYEFSVLQGLPVFRDPLSPKNVSFDDCHFGTKCFQQVTKVKSRIVLEILKLGYNVLLSDVDVYWFDNPMPFLYSLGPATFGAQSDEYNETGPINSPWRLNSGFYFARSDNATVTVMQMIVKHAADSGLSEQPSFCDVMCGENGTNRISDDKCLEPYTNLTVVFLNRDLFPNGAYKGLWEKHDVLSACKELGCFIMHNNWINGRKKKLQRQMSTGLWDYDSTSRLCLQDWSDRGSFRRMSQINLFEDTDR; encoded by the exons ATGACAGGTCGGCCCCACCAAGCAGCCGAACAAACTACTCTACGCTCcctccgcccggccgccgcggcgcgcgcccaGATGCTGCTCCCTTCGCACCACCGCCGCGCTCCCCCGCGCCGCGGGGGGCGCAGGTCCCGGGGCGGCATCGCGGAGCTCGCCCCGCGTCTCGTAgggtgcctcctcctcctcgccctcgtCGCGGCCGTGCTCCGcctctcctcctcgtcctcccgcGCGCGCTCCCGTCGCCAACACGAGGGAGGCGGCAGCCGCGAGACCCTGCCCAGCGGCAGCGGGGCGACGCCGAGGGTCACGATCTTCTCAGCGACGCGCCCGGCGCCGGAGGGCTCGCAGGCGCGGCAGGAGCTGGCGGTGCGCTCATGGCTGGCGCTCCCGGGGAACGTCAGCGTCGTGCTCCTAGGCGCTCACGCCTCCTCGCTCGCGGTCGCCGGCCGGCTCGGGCGCCGGGTTACCGTCGATGCGGCCATCGATTCCTC GTTCACGGGGACGCCGTTCTTCCACTCGATCGTCGCGAGAGCACAAGCTGCCTCTGACTCCGACATTTGCGTCCTTGTCGATGCCGAGATCATCCTTCTTCCCGAAATTATCGACGCGTTGGCGCATTTAAGCAAGGTTGATCGTGATTGGTTCCTTGTTGCAATGTCGCGTAACATCACCGAGTTCCATTACCAGCTTGCTGACAACGGAAGCCACTGGGTACAGGCAGATGGTAAAACAGTGAGCTTCAGGAAG TTGCGCGAGATTCCAGCTGACAAGTGGGCACCAGAAAGCTCTGACAGGGGGATGATTGTGGCGTGGAACAGTCCGAGCAGTCCTTTACATGCCGGAGTTCTGCCTTCGTTTCTTTATGGAAGAGGAGCACATAATTGGTGGCTGACTCACGAGGTTCTATCATCTGAGATGAGACTTGTCTTTGATGCAAGCAGTCTGGTTCTTGGATTGTATCCTGAAAGTTTTAGCTCGATGTATGGCATGAGCTCGAGTAAGAGTGAAAGACTACCTGCTGGATCCTGGGAGTACAGTGTCAATTGCCACCTTGCTGCAATTTATGGCTCCTATTGCTACCCATTACCGAGAAAACACTCTACTGTGCTGCATAAAGTGGTAAAGCAATCTGAAGACTATTTATTCAGCAAAGCTGACGAGCTCACTTTGTCAGATTTTGTTATCAGCAAAGAAGAAAAAGCCCATGGAGGAAGAGGCAGCCTATGGAGGAATGAAAACATTTGCTCTTCTGGACATCTGCACAGCTCTAATCTTCCATATTCTTTGAGCATGCTACTTGAGCTTGCTGCTGATAAGAATAGGTCTGTTGTCCTTGGTGTGGCTGGAGTAAGTTACAGGGACATGCTCATGAGTTGGGCTTGCTGTTTGCGTCATCTTAAAGTTACTAATTTTATAGTCTGTGCCTTAGACCATGAGACCTATGAATTCTCAGTTTTACAG ggtttgcCAGTTTTCAGAGATCCATTATCACCAAAGAACGTCAGCTTTGATGACTGCCACTTTGGAACAAAGTGTTTTCAACAAGTGACAAAAGTGAAGTCACGGATTGTTCTGGAGATACTAAAACTGGGATACAATGTGCTGCTGAGTGATGTTGATGTTTATTGGTTTGACAATCCAATGCCATTCCTGTACTCGCTTGGGCCTGCTACATTTGGAGCACAATCTGATGAATACAATGAGACAG GTCCCATAAATTCGCCATGGAGATTGAATTCAGGATTCTACTTTGCTCGCTCAGACAATGCCACTGTCACAGTGATGCAGATGATAGTAAAGCATGCAGCTGATTCTGGTTTATCTGAGCAGCCGAGTTTCTGCGATGTCATGTGCGGTGAAAATGGAACAAACCGCATCAGTGACGACAAATGCCTGGAGCCCTACACAAACTTGACTGTTGTTTTCTTGAACCGGGACTTGTTCCCCAATGGAGCTTACAAAGGTCTATGGGAGAAGCATGATGTACTATCAGCTTGCAAGGAGCTCGGCTGTTTCATCATGCACAATAACTGGATAaatgggaggaagaagaagctccaGCGGCAGATGTCCACCGGGCTGTGGGACTATGATTCTACCTCTAGGCTGTGCTTGCAGGATTGGAGTGATAGGGGTAGCTTCAGACGGATGAGCCAAATTAATCTGTTTGAGGACACAGACAGATAA
- the LOC120664942 gene encoding rac-like GTP-binding protein 2, with translation MSVTKFIKCVTVGDGAVGKTCMLICYTSNKFPTDYTPTVFDNFSANVSVDGNIVNLGLWDTAGQEDYSRLRPLSYRGADVFVLAFSLISRASYENVLKKWVPELRRFAPNVPVVLVGTKLDLRDHRAYLADHPGASTITTAQGEELRKQIGAAAYIECSSKTQQNVKAVFDTAIKVVLQPPRRREAMPARRKSRRGSGCSIMNLMCGSTCAA, from the exons atgaGCGTGACCAAGTTCATCAAGTGCGTGACGGTGGGCGACGGCGCGGTGGGCAAGACCTGCATGCTCATCTGCTACACCAGCAACAAGTTCCCCACG GACTACACCCCCACGGTGTTCGACAACTTCAGCGCCAACGTCTCCGTGGATGGCAACATCGTCAACTTGGGGCTCTGGGACACTGCTG GGCAAGAGGACTACAGCAGGCTGAGGCCACTGAGCTACAGGGGGGCAGACGTGTTCGTGCTGGCCTTCTCCCTGATCAGCAGGGCAAGCTATGAGAATGTTCTTAAGAAG TGGGTGCCAGAGTTGCGCAGATTTGCACCCAATGTTCCAGTTGTTCTTGTTGGGACCAAGTTAG ATCTCCGTGACCACAGAGCCTACCTTGCTGACCATCCCGGAGCTTCAACAATCACAACAGCACAG GGTGAAGAACTGAGGAAGCAGATTGGTGCTGCAGCTTACATCGAGTGCAGTTCCAAAACGCAACAG AATGTCAAGGCTGTCTTTGATACTGCCATCAAAGTGGTCCTTCAGCCCCCTCGGAGAAGGGAGGCAATGCCTGCTAGGAGGAAAAGTAGGCGCGGCTCCGGATGCTCCATTAT GAACCTGATGTGTGGCAGCACGTGTGCTGCTTAG
- the LOC120664947 gene encoding trithorax group protein osa-like isoform X1, with the protein MAAKQAAPGEALAAQINAMSRSEMYDMMSKMKTMIDHDQETVRRMLVDNPDVTRALFRAQIVLGMVKTPKTTQSSDMVQPAAASTAPSSVKVTVPDHVSLPPPPLPANQQSVAQHSTPFPSGPSNVGSTMDLPTMSANAQSAQTKGYPIHQTPSSAPQSSQHPNMSLPHAPPQYPNLQSHVPIVHSQPQQPLQTPGIFNQQLQPPLPPMPRPQSMHSFAHQMHQQVPNSFGLTHGNAPQHILQQPMFRPGGNPQTSFLASQPPLPSQPPPPQLYQQASSHYNTQSTAPMQGDRSAPWGRGPEVPAAGSHFPGQLPGLPGQMAQGIGGIQAGQAPLTPEMEKMLVQQVLGMSAEQINMLPPEQRQQVLQLRDMLRQ; encoded by the exons ATGGCGGCGAAGCAGGCGGCGCCGGGCGAAGCCCTTGCGGCTCAAATCAACGCCATGTCCCGCTCCGAGATGTACGACATGatgtccaagatgaag ACAATGATCGACCACGACCAGGAGACGGTGCGCCGCATGCTCGTCGACAACCCGGACGTCACCCGCGCGCTCTTTCGG GCACAAATAGTACTTGGAATGGTGAAAACGCCTAAAACT ACACAATCTTCAGACATGGTCCAACCGGCAGCAGCGTCGACGGCACCATCATCAGTCAAAGTTACTGTGCCAGATCATGTCAGCTTGCCCCCACCGCCATTACCTGCTAACCAGCAGAGTGTTGCTCAACATTCTACCCCATTCCCATCTGGCCCATCTAATGTCGGATCTACCATGGACCTTCCTACTATGTCAGCAAATGCACAATCGGCGCAAACAAAAGGTTACCCTATTCATCAGACGCCTTCATCAGCTCCTCAGTCATCTCAGCATCCAAATATGAGCCTGCCTCATGCTCCTCCGCAGTATCCCAATCTTCAATCACATGTGCCTATAGTTCATAGCCAGCCACAGCAACCTTTGCAAACTCCTGGAATATTTAATCAACAGTTGCAACCACCTTTGCCCCCGATGCCTAGGCCACAGTCCATGCATTCCTTTGCACATCAGATGCATCAGCAAGTACCAAATTCTTTTGGTTTGACTCATGGAAATGCTCCGCAGCACATTTTGCAACAACCAATGTTTCGT CCAGGTGGGAACCCTCAAACTTCTTTCCTTGCCAGCCAACCACCATTGCCTagccagccaccaccaccacagctATACCAG CAGGCTAGTTCACACTACAATACTCAAAGTACAGCACCCATGCAAGGTGATAGGTCAGCTCCCTGGGGGCGAGGCCCAGAAGTGCCTGCTGCTGGCTCTCATTTCCCTGGACAATTACCAGGGTTGCCCGGGCAAATGGCCCAAGGAATTGGTGGTATCCAGGCAGGACAAGCGCCT CTGACGCCCGAGATGGAGAAGATGCTCGTCCAGCAAGTCCTGGGCATGTCGGCTGAGCAGATCAACATGCTGCCTCCAGAGCAACGGCAACAGGTGCTTCAACTGCGGGACATGCTACGGCAATGA
- the LOC120664945 gene encoding 50S ribosomal protein L33-like produces the protein MGKAKRASIFIRLVSAAGTGFFYVKRKNPRRITEKLEFRKYDPRVNKHVLFTEAKMK, from the coding sequence ATGGGGAAAGCAAAGCGTGCCTCAATCTTCATCAGGCTGGTTTCGGCAGCTGGTACTGGGTTCTTCTATGTGAAGCGCAAGAATCCTCGGCGGATCACTGAGAAGCTTGAATTTAGGAAGTACGATCCCCGTGTGAACAAGCATGTTCTGTTCACAGAAGCAAAGATGAAGTGA
- the LOC120664947 gene encoding trithorax group protein osa-like isoform X2: MAAKQAAPGEALAAQINAMSRSEMYDMMSKMKTMIDHDQETVRRMLVDNPDVTRALFRAQIVLGMVKTPKTTQSSDMVQPAAASTAPSSVKVTVPDHVSLPPPPLPANQQSVAQHSTPFPSGPSNVGSTMDLPTMSANAQSAQTKGYPIHQTPSSAPQSSQHPNMSLPHAPPQYPNLQSHVPIVHSQPQQPLQTPGIFNQQLQPPLPPMPRPQSMHSFAHQMHQQVPNSFGLTHGNAPQHILQQPMFRPGGNPQTSFLASQPPLPSQPPPPQLYQASSHYNTQSTAPMQGDRSAPWGRGPEVPAAGSHFPGQLPGLPGQMAQGIGGIQAGQAPLTPEMEKMLVQQVLGMSAEQINMLPPEQRQQVLQLRDMLRQ; this comes from the exons ATGGCGGCGAAGCAGGCGGCGCCGGGCGAAGCCCTTGCGGCTCAAATCAACGCCATGTCCCGCTCCGAGATGTACGACATGatgtccaagatgaag ACAATGATCGACCACGACCAGGAGACGGTGCGCCGCATGCTCGTCGACAACCCGGACGTCACCCGCGCGCTCTTTCGG GCACAAATAGTACTTGGAATGGTGAAAACGCCTAAAACT ACACAATCTTCAGACATGGTCCAACCGGCAGCAGCGTCGACGGCACCATCATCAGTCAAAGTTACTGTGCCAGATCATGTCAGCTTGCCCCCACCGCCATTACCTGCTAACCAGCAGAGTGTTGCTCAACATTCTACCCCATTCCCATCTGGCCCATCTAATGTCGGATCTACCATGGACCTTCCTACTATGTCAGCAAATGCACAATCGGCGCAAACAAAAGGTTACCCTATTCATCAGACGCCTTCATCAGCTCCTCAGTCATCTCAGCATCCAAATATGAGCCTGCCTCATGCTCCTCCGCAGTATCCCAATCTTCAATCACATGTGCCTATAGTTCATAGCCAGCCACAGCAACCTTTGCAAACTCCTGGAATATTTAATCAACAGTTGCAACCACCTTTGCCCCCGATGCCTAGGCCACAGTCCATGCATTCCTTTGCACATCAGATGCATCAGCAAGTACCAAATTCTTTTGGTTTGACTCATGGAAATGCTCCGCAGCACATTTTGCAACAACCAATGTTTCGT CCAGGTGGGAACCCTCAAACTTCTTTCCTTGCCAGCCAACCACCATTGCCTagccagccaccaccaccacagctATACCAG GCTAGTTCACACTACAATACTCAAAGTACAGCACCCATGCAAGGTGATAGGTCAGCTCCCTGGGGGCGAGGCCCAGAAGTGCCTGCTGCTGGCTCTCATTTCCCTGGACAATTACCAGGGTTGCCCGGGCAAATGGCCCAAGGAATTGGTGGTATCCAGGCAGGACAAGCGCCT CTGACGCCCGAGATGGAGAAGATGCTCGTCCAGCAAGTCCTGGGCATGTCGGCTGAGCAGATCAACATGCTGCCTCCAGAGCAACGGCAACAGGTGCTTCAACTGCGGGACATGCTACGGCAATGA
- the LOC120664946 gene encoding probable magnesium transporter NIPA3 isoform X2: protein MGGGGGGGDGASGPELSTDNVKGIVLALLSSGFIGASFIIKKKGLRRAAVASGVRAGVGGYSYLMEPLWWVGMITMIVGEVANFVAYAFAPAVLVTPLGALSIIVSAVLAHFILNERLHALGVLGCVMCIAGSVVIVIHAPQEQEITSVREIWNMATQPAFLLYVASVIVIVFVLVFYFSPLYGQSNVLIYTAICSLMGSLSVMSVKALGTSLKLTFEGTNQLIYPETWFFMLVVATCVLTQMNYLNKALDTFNTAIVSPIYYVMFTTLTILASVIMFKDWSDQSPGSIISEICGLIVVLSGTILLHVTKDYERIPQSRN from the exons atggggggaggaggaggaggaggggatgggGCCTCCGGGCCGGAGCTGTCGACGGACAACGTGAAGGGGATAGTCCTGGCGCTGCTCTCCAGCGGCTTCATCGGCGCCAGCTTCAtcatcaagaagaagggcctccgccgggccgccgtcgcctccggtGTCCGCgcag GTGTCGGCGGGTACTCGTACCTCATGGAGCCCCTGTGGTGGGTTGGCATGATCACTA TGATTGTGGGAGAGGTTGCCAATTTCGTGGCATATGCCTTCGCCCCTGCTGTGTTGGTTACTCCACTTGGAGCACTCAGCATAATTGTTAG TGCAGTGCTGGCTCATTTCATCCTTAATGAGAGGTTGCATGCCCTCGGGGTGCTTGGCTGCGTGATGTGCATAGCAGGGTCTGTGGTCATTGTTATCCATGCTCCGCAGGAGCAGGAGATTACATCTGTTAGGGAAATATGGAACATGGCAACACAACCCG CTTTCTTGTTATATGTTGCTTCAGTTATTGTGATTGTTTTTGTCCTGGTGTTCTATTTCTCCCCTCTATATGGGCAGTCCAATGTGTTGATCTACACCGCCATTTGCTCTTTGATGGGTTCTCTTTCG GTCATGAGTGTTAAAGCTCTTGGTACATCATTAAAGCTGACTTTCGAGGGGACAAACCAATTAATATATCCTGAGACTTGGTTCTTTATGCTTGTTGTGGCTACTTGTGTGCTGACACAGATGAATTATTTGAATAAG GCACTTGACACATTCAACACAGCAATTGTATCTCCAATATATTACGTGATGTTCACAACTCTTACAATACTTGCAAGCGTCATAATGTTCAAG GATTGGTCTGATCAAAGCCCTGGAAGCATCATTTCTGAAATTTGTGGTCTCATTGTGGTGTTATCTGGTACCATTTTGTTGCATGTGACGAAGGATTATGAAAGGATCCCACAATCAAGAA ATTAA
- the LOC120664946 gene encoding probable magnesium transporter NIPA4 isoform X1 — protein MGGGGGGGDGASGPELSTDNVKGIVLALLSSGFIGASFIIKKKGLRRAAVASGVRAGVGGYSYLMEPLWWVGMITMIVGEVANFVAYAFAPAVLVTPLGALSIIVSAVLAHFILNERLHALGVLGCVMCIAGSVVIVIHAPQEQEITSVREIWNMATQPAFLLYVASVIVIVFVLVFYFSPLYGQSNVLIYTAICSLMGSLSVMSVKALGTSLKLTFEGTNQLIYPETWFFMLVVATCVLTQMNYLNKALDTFNTAIVSPIYYVMFTTLTILASVIMFKDWSDQSPGSIISEICGLIVVLSGTILLHVTKDYERIPQSRSVYAPLSPSLTTRLNGELLKHVEDESNSDEEKALRRQEMY, from the exons atggggggaggaggaggaggaggggatgggGCCTCCGGGCCGGAGCTGTCGACGGACAACGTGAAGGGGATAGTCCTGGCGCTGCTCTCCAGCGGCTTCATCGGCGCCAGCTTCAtcatcaagaagaagggcctccgccgggccgccgtcgcctccggtGTCCGCgcag GTGTCGGCGGGTACTCGTACCTCATGGAGCCCCTGTGGTGGGTTGGCATGATCACTA TGATTGTGGGAGAGGTTGCCAATTTCGTGGCATATGCCTTCGCCCCTGCTGTGTTGGTTACTCCACTTGGAGCACTCAGCATAATTGTTAG TGCAGTGCTGGCTCATTTCATCCTTAATGAGAGGTTGCATGCCCTCGGGGTGCTTGGCTGCGTGATGTGCATAGCAGGGTCTGTGGTCATTGTTATCCATGCTCCGCAGGAGCAGGAGATTACATCTGTTAGGGAAATATGGAACATGGCAACACAACCCG CTTTCTTGTTATATGTTGCTTCAGTTATTGTGATTGTTTTTGTCCTGGTGTTCTATTTCTCCCCTCTATATGGGCAGTCCAATGTGTTGATCTACACCGCCATTTGCTCTTTGATGGGTTCTCTTTCG GTCATGAGTGTTAAAGCTCTTGGTACATCATTAAAGCTGACTTTCGAGGGGACAAACCAATTAATATATCCTGAGACTTGGTTCTTTATGCTTGTTGTGGCTACTTGTGTGCTGACACAGATGAATTATTTGAATAAG GCACTTGACACATTCAACACAGCAATTGTATCTCCAATATATTACGTGATGTTCACAACTCTTACAATACTTGCAAGCGTCATAATGTTCAAG GATTGGTCTGATCAAAGCCCTGGAAGCATCATTTCTGAAATTTGTGGTCTCATTGTGGTGTTATCTGGTACCATTTTGTTGCATGTGACGAAGGATTATGAAAGGATCCCACAATCAAGAA GTGTTTATGCACCATTATCTCCCTCCTTGACAACTAGATTAAATGGAGAACTATTGAAGCACGTCGAGGATGAGAGCAATTCTGATGAAGAAAAGGCCTTGAGAAGACAAGAGATGTACTAG
- the LOC120664941 gene encoding proline iminopeptidase-like, producing MIIGRFPHALASPLRAHRPTPPRLSRTPPGGRGLGRLHLQAEGTRRRCRASVSSAPAAARMEMDPSEVKGLYAQVEPYDTGFLKVSDVHTIYYEQSGNPQGHPVVFLHGGPGAGTSPGNRRFFDPEFYRIVLFDQRGAGRSTPHACLEQNTTWDLVADIEKLREHLDIPEWQVFGGSWGSTLALAYSQTHPDKVTGIVLRGIFLLRKKELDWFYEGGAAAIFPDAWEPFRDFIPEEERNCFIAAYSKRLTSSDPTVQIEAAKRWTMWEMMTAHLIQNNDNIKRGEDDKFSLAFARIENHYFVNKGFLPSDSYLLDNVDKIRHIKAFIVQGRYDVCCPMMCAWDLHKAWPEAEFKVVPDAGHSANEVGIAAELRSATEKLRDMLRK from the exons ATGATCATCGGCCGCTTCCCCCACGCCCTCGCCTCCCCGCTCCGCGCCCACCGCCCCACTCCCCCACGCCTCTCGCGCACGCCGCCAG GGGGACGGGGTTTGGGTCGCCTGCACCTGCAGGCGGAAggcacgcgccgccgctgccgcgcgagcgtctcctccgccccggccgccgcgcggatGGAGATGGACCCGTCCGAGGTGAAGGGCCTGTACGCGCAGGTCGAGCCATACGACACCGGGTTCCTCAAGGTCTCCGACGTCCACACCATCTACTACGAGCAGTCCGGGAATCCCCAGGGCCAT CCGGTGGTGTTCCTCCACGGGGGTCCCGGCGCCGGCACGTCGCCTGGCAACAGGAGGTTCTTCGACCCGGAGTTCTACAGGATCGTTCTGTTCGACCAG AGGGGCGCAGGCAGAAGTACTCCCCATGCTTGCTTGGAGCAGAACACTACTTGGGACTTGGTAGCTGACATTGAGAAGCTCAGGGAACATCTTGACATCCCTGAATGGCAG GTGTTTGGTGGTTCATGGGGAAGCACCTTGGCTCTTGCTTACAGTCAGACACACCCTGATAAG GTCACTGGCATTGTTCTAAGAGGAATTTTCTTGCTTAGGAAAAAGGAGCTTGATTGGTTCTATGAGGGTGGTGCAGCAGCCATTTTCCCAGATG CATGGGAACCATTTAGAGATTTTATTCCTGAGGAGGAAAGGAATTGTTTCATAGCTGCATATAGCAAAAGGCTAACTTCATCTGATCCTACCGTTCAG ATTGAAGCTGCGAAGCGATGGACAATGTGGGAGATGATGACTGCGCATCTTATCCAAAATAATGATAACATTAAACGAGGGGAAGATGACAAGTTTTCACTG GCATTTGCAAGGATTGAAAATCACTATTTTGTGAATAAGGGATTTTTACCCTCGGACTCATATCTATTAGACAATGTTGACAAGATTCGACATATTAAAGCTTTTATTGTACAG GGGCGTTATGATGTTTGTTGCCCCATGATGTGTGCTTGGGATCTTCATAAAGCTTGGCCTGAAGCAGAATTCAAG GTGGTCCCAGATGCAGGCCACTCGGCCAATGAAGTAGGTATTGCTGCTGAACTGAGGTCAGCCACAGAAAAGCTGAGAGACATGTTGCGAAAATGA